The Amblyomma americanum isolate KBUSLIRL-KWMA chromosome 3, ASM5285725v1, whole genome shotgun sequence genome window below encodes:
- the LOC144124440 gene encoding uncharacterized protein LOC144124440, which yields MQEHASPEATSSQTMSSPSSRAQLPLRKSPRLQAISVRPHLSQPVTSPIPKSPCKHLHTPTRKSLRKRKQDMSAPQTPSSVAASPWKSPRKCLQTATPVCASSRMHSEDQGATSPAKAAVKVQHKVCIYRLLWKLSC from the exons ATGCAGGAGCACGCAAGCCCAGAAGCAACCAGTTCACAGACTATGTCCTCACCCTCCTCGCGAGCTCAGTTACCACTGAGAAAGTCTCCACGCTTGCAG GCCATTAGTGTGAGGCCGCATCTCAGCCAACCGGTCACCTCACCTATACCCAAATCCCCCTGCAAGCACTTGCACACTCCCACAAGAAAGTCCCTACGCAAGCGAAAGCAG GACATGTCTGCACCACAAACCCCCAGCTCAGTAGCAGCATCACCATGGAAATCTCCACGCAAGTGCTTGCAG ACAGCTACACCAGTTTGTGCAAGTTCAAGGATGCACAGTGAGGACCAAGGTGCAACGAGCCCAGCCAAAGCAGCAGTGAAAGTGCAACATAAGGTATGCATATACAGATTATTATGGAAGCTTAGTTGCTGA
- the LOC144124441 gene encoding uncharacterized protein LOC144124441 — translation MDFKAPLQAATFNFQKQTMLQLSTKLMSLRLPSLELVCISGRRMSVISLAFSLKSIAELAQKLFDSTVCSYICTYRFSQDHLEMFFSCIRQRGGWNNNPSALQFRYAYRSLLVHADVLPVTTGNVTPDFEGIATVAHGRLHRSNDDEAGESPDMYIAIAITDHDYSSLGYGLTNFSLGYGLTNFSTEVVTYIGGFIVRVVSKSVNCTSCLEMLVQDDIASVLIFIRNNGGLIMPSALVIHTLCTAEHIFRCSDEQGHKNVDRLVIQSFQKFCQRHEQSLKEVEHYKENPAHVIGVIKFVLKKYVTLRLTEEARRIIERARGAYVRALLTKQILFQHQ, via the exons ATGGATTTCAAAGCACCGCTGCAAGCAGCAACATTCAATTTTCAGAAGCAGACGATGCTCCAACTATCTACAAAGCTCATGTCTCTGCGTCTTCCGTCTCTTGAGCTCGTATGCATCTCGGGGCGGAGAATGTCTGTCATAAGTTTGGCATTCTCGTTGAAGAGCATTGCAGAACTCGCCCAGAAGCTCTTCGATTCCACTGTTTGCAG CTACATTTGCACATACCGGTTCAGTCAAGATCACCTTGAAATGTTCTTTAGCTGCATCCGCCAGAGAGGGGGATGGAACAATAACCCCTCGGCTCTGCAGTTCCGGTACGCATACAGAAGCCTACTGGTGCATGCAGATGTGCTGCCTGTGACGACCGGCAATGTTACCCCAGATTTTGAGGGAATTGCAACAGTGGCCCATGGTCGTCTGCACAGAAGCAACGATGATGAAGCTGGCGAGTCACCAGATATGTACATTGCTATTGCCATAACTGACCATGACTACAGCAGTCTTGGCTATGGACTCACCAATTTTAGTCTTGGCTATGGACTCACCAATTTTAGCACTGAGGTTGTGACCTACATAGGTGGTTTTATTGTGAGGGTTGTTTCAAAGAGCGTAAACTGCACCTCGTGTTTAGAGATGCTTGTACAGGATGACATCGCAAGTGTCCTTATTTTCATCAGAAATAATGGAGGCCTAATCATGCCTTCAGCGCTCGTAATTCACACCCTGTGCACTGCGGAGCACattttccgctgcagtgatgagcaagggcacaaaaacgttGACCGCTTGGTTATACAGTCCTTCCAGAAGTTCTGCCAACGACATGAGCAGAGCTTGAAGGAAGTAGAACATTATAAAGAGAACCCAGCACATGTAATTGGAGTGATcaagttcgttttgaagaaatatgtCACTCTCAGACTGACAGAGGAGGCTAGAAGGATAATAGAGAGGGCCAGAGGGGCATATGTTAGAGCACTGCTTACAAAGCAAATCTTGtttcagcatcaataa